A genomic region of Capra hircus breed San Clemente chromosome 19, ASM170441v1, whole genome shotgun sequence contains the following coding sequences:
- the PTRH2 gene encoding peptidyl-tRNA hydrolase 2, mitochondrial: MISRSLVMEYLTNPGALSLAAGVACGVCLGWGLRMRFGMLPKSSARETNADTETEASILGESGEYKMILVVRNDLKMGKGKVAAQCSHAAVSAYKQIQKRNPELLKEWEYCGQPKVVVKAPDEETLVELLTHAKVLGLTVSLIQDAGRTQIAPGSRTVLGIGPGPADLIDKVTGHLKLY, translated from the coding sequence atgATCTCCAGATCCCTGGTTATGGAGTATCTGACTAATCCTGGTGCGCTTAGCTTGGCTGCTGGAGTTGCCTGTGGCGTGTGCCTGGGCTGGGGCCTCCGAATGCGCTTTGGGATGCTCCCCAAGAGCTCAGCGAGGGAGACAAATGCTGACACTGAAACAGAAGCAAGCATCCTCGGAGAGAGTGGGGAGTACAAAATGATTCTTGTGGTTCGAAATGACTTGAAGATGGGAAAAGGGAAGGTGGCTGCCCAGTGCTCTCATGCTGCTGTTTCTGCCTACAAGCAAATTCAAAAGAGAAACCCTGAGTTACTCAAAGAGTGGGAATACTGTGGCCAGCCCAAAGTGGTGGTCAAAGCCCCTGATGAAGAAACTCTGGTTGAATTGTTGACCCATGCAAAAGTGCTGGGACTGACTGTAAGTTTAATCCAAGATGCAGGACGTACTCAGATTGCACCAGGCTCTCGAACTGTTTTAGGAATTGGACCAGGACCAGCAGACCTAATTGACAAGGTCACCGGTCACCTAAAACTTTACTAG